A stretch of the Panicum virgatum strain AP13 chromosome 9N, P.virgatum_v5, whole genome shotgun sequence genome encodes the following:
- the LOC120688589 gene encoding uncharacterized protein LOC120688589 encodes MEAYCNAVRRLEDKFDGLELNHVTRKYNEDADELAKIASGRTTVPPNIFVRDITKPSVEFTDPTETSPSSAGPSNENPPADEAEAMDIDFGTTSADEAEAMEVDEAPTSHDWRVQYLDWMIRGILPSNRAQARRLARRAKSFVLIDDVLYKRSPSGVMQRCIPAPEGKELIRDIHAGICGHHAAPRTLVGNAFRQGFYWPTAVADATDIVHTCEGCQFYARKIHLPAHALQTIPITWSFAVWGLDLFTGKKFFAFCDSFHIRVDWSAVAHPQTNGQVERANGMILQGLKPRIFNKLNKFGRRWLTELPSVIWSLRTT; translated from the exons atggaggcgtactgcaatgcagtgcgccgcctcgaagacaaattcgacggcctagagctcaatcatgtcacacgcaagtacaacgaggacgccgacgaactggccaagatcgcttcggggcggaccaccgtccctcCGAATATCTTCGTCCgtgacatcaccaagccctctgTTGAATTCACGGATCCGACGGAGACGagcccctcgtccgccgggccctccaacgagaaccccccggcggacgaggccgaggccatggacattgacttcgggaccacctccgcggacgaggccgaagcaatggaagtcgacgaggcccccacttcgcatgattggcgcgtccagtatctcgactggatgattcgagggatcctaccctcgaaccgtgctcaggcgcggcgcctcgccaggagggccaagtccttcgttctaatcgacgacgtgctatacaagcgcagtccctcgggcgtcatgcagcgatgcatccccgccCCCGAGGgtaaggagctgatccgcgacatccacgccggcatctgcggccatcacgctgcgccgcgcaccctcgtgggtaacgcgtttcggcaaggtttctattggcccaccgcggtcgccgacgccactgacaTCGTGCacacctgcgagggttgccagttctacgctcgaaagatacacctcccggcccatgctctgcagaccatccccatcacgtggtcgtttgccgtgtggggactggacctc ttcacaggcaagaagttctttgcgttctgcgacagtttccacatacgtgtggactggtcggctgtggcgcacccacagacgaacgggcaagtggagcgtgccaatggcatgatcctccaaggactgaagccaaggatcttcaacaagctgaacaaatttggccggaggtggctcacggagctaccctcggtcatttggagcctgaggacgaca
- the LOC120687615 gene encoding indole-3-glycerol phosphate lyase, chloroplastic-like gives MSRLKAQGKTAFIPYITAGDPDLATTAEALRLLDACGADVIEVGMPFSDPDADGPVIQASAARALASGTTTDGVLAMLKEVTPELSCPVVLFSYFNPIVRRGLADFAAAAKDAGVDGLIVPDLPYAATCALRSEAMKTNKSW, from the exons ATGTCCAGGCTCAAGGCGCAGGGCAAA ACGGCGTTCATCCCGTAcatcaccgccggcgaccccgaccTAGCCACGACGGCGGAGGCGCTGCGGCTCCTTGACGCCTGCGGCGCCGACGTCATCGAGGTCGGCATGCCCTTCTCCGACCCCGACGCCGACGGGCCCGTCATCCAG gcctcggcggcgcgggcgctggcGAGCGGCACGACGACGGATGGCGTGCTGGCGATGCTCAAGGAGGTGACGCCGGAGCTGTCGTGCCCGGTGGTGCTCTTCTCCTACTTCAACCCCATCGTCCGGCGGGGGCTGGCcgacttcgccgccgccgccaaagaTGCCGGTGTAGACGGTCTGATAGTCCCCGACCTCCCTTATGCTGCCACGTGTGCCCTCAGGAGTGAAGCCATGAAAACGAACAAGAGCTGGTAG